The following coding sequences lie in one Chryseobacterium arthrosphaerae genomic window:
- the lon gene encoding endopeptidase La, which translates to MTEFEDISLEEMISDGFDIVAEEINLSDFSETDQNSEQKIFPILPVRNMVMFPNVVIPITAGRKASIQLLEEAQKNGDFIGIVSQKNSDLEQPAEKDIYTTGTLAKIIKIIKLPEGNITAITKGFHRFKIKKIIETQPYFKAEIAKLKDTRPKNQEEYEALLENIKDLALKIIELDPNIPNAANFAIKNINNNDDLLNFICTNANFTSIAKQKLLEEKSLMERAKKCYEMMHEDFRKLELRNQIHQKTSKDLDKQQREYFLNQQIRTIQEELGGGPEGDVEDFINKAKAKKWSQEVEEHFQKEISRLQRQNPNSPDYNVQRNYLDFFTDLPWETYTKDIFDIAKAEKVLDKAHFGLEDIKKRILEHMAVLKLKNNMKSPILLLVGPPGVGKTSLGKSIADALGRKYVRLSLGGLHDESEIRGHRKTYIGAMAGRILQSIKKSGTSNPVIVLDEIDKIGQGLHGDPSSALLEVLDPEQNKSFYDNFLEMGYDLSKVMFIATANSLSTIQTPLLDRTEIIQIAGYTLEEKIEIAKRHLIKKQQEENGLDTKSFKLGNAELKHIIEAHTSESGVRTLEKRIAAIARWVALQTALVKEYDPKISLEKVDEILGVPRPKSLSEITGVPGVVTGLAWTSVGGDILYIESILSNGKGALTMTGNLGTVMKESATIALEYIKARHDELGIPQEELDKKNIHVHVPEGATPKDGPSAGIAMLTSMVSSFKNKKVKPHLAMTGEITLRGKVLPVGGIKEKLLAATRAGIKDVILCEANRKDVEEIKKDYLKNLKVHYVSRMEEVIDIAIEK; encoded by the coding sequence ATGACAGAATTTGAAGATATTAGTTTAGAAGAAATGATCAGCGACGGATTTGATATCGTAGCTGAAGAGATCAATCTTTCCGACTTTTCGGAGACTGATCAGAATTCCGAACAGAAAATATTCCCTATACTTCCTGTAAGAAATATGGTAATGTTCCCTAACGTGGTAATTCCTATTACCGCAGGGAGAAAAGCCTCGATACAACTTCTTGAAGAAGCTCAGAAAAACGGAGATTTCATCGGAATTGTAAGCCAGAAAAATTCGGATCTTGAACAGCCTGCAGAGAAAGATATCTATACTACGGGAACTCTGGCCAAGATCATCAAGATCATCAAACTTCCTGAAGGAAATATTACAGCAATTACCAAAGGTTTCCACAGGTTCAAAATCAAAAAGATCATTGAAACCCAACCTTATTTCAAGGCTGAAATTGCAAAATTAAAAGATACGAGACCCAAAAACCAGGAGGAATACGAAGCCCTGCTGGAAAATATTAAAGATCTTGCTTTAAAAATCATTGAACTGGACCCGAATATTCCCAATGCAGCTAATTTTGCCATCAAGAATATCAACAACAATGATGACCTTCTGAATTTCATCTGCACGAATGCCAATTTCACTTCAATCGCCAAACAAAAGCTTCTTGAAGAGAAAAGCCTTATGGAAAGGGCCAAAAAATGCTATGAAATGATGCATGAGGATTTCAGAAAGCTTGAACTCAGAAACCAGATCCACCAGAAGACTTCCAAAGATCTTGACAAACAGCAGAGAGAATATTTTCTGAATCAGCAGATCAGAACGATCCAGGAGGAACTGGGCGGCGGACCTGAAGGCGATGTTGAAGATTTCATCAATAAAGCAAAGGCTAAAAAATGGAGTCAGGAAGTGGAAGAACACTTCCAGAAGGAGATCAGCAGACTGCAACGCCAGAATCCTAATTCTCCGGATTATAATGTTCAGAGAAATTATCTGGATTTCTTTACCGATCTTCCATGGGAAACCTATACCAAAGATATTTTTGATATTGCAAAGGCAGAAAAAGTACTGGATAAAGCACATTTCGGGCTGGAAGATATCAAGAAAAGAATTTTAGAGCACATGGCTGTTTTGAAATTAAAGAACAATATGAAGTCTCCGATTCTCCTGCTGGTAGGACCTCCGGGAGTTGGTAAAACATCATTAGGGAAATCTATTGCTGATGCTTTAGGGAGAAAATATGTAAGATTATCTCTGGGTGGTCTTCATGATGAGAGTGAAATCCGCGGGCACAGAAAAACATATATCGGTGCCATGGCCGGAAGAATTCTTCAGTCTATCAAAAAATCCGGCACATCAAATCCGGTAATTGTTCTTGATGAGATTGATAAAATCGGCCAGGGTCTCCATGGTGATCCAAGTTCCGCATTGCTTGAGGTTCTTGATCCGGAACAGAATAAATCATTCTACGACAACTTCCTTGAAATGGGTTATGATTTATCAAAAGTGATGTTTATTGCAACAGCCAATTCACTTTCAACGATACAGACACCTCTTTTAGACAGAACGGAGATTATCCAGATTGCCGGCTATACATTAGAGGAAAAAATTGAAATTGCCAAAAGACACCTTATTAAGAAGCAGCAGGAAGAGAATGGTTTGGATACCAAATCATTTAAACTTGGAAATGCGGAACTTAAGCATATCATAGAAGCCCATACTTCTGAAAGCGGTGTAAGAACACTCGAAAAGAGAATTGCTGCCATTGCAAGATGGGTGGCACTTCAGACGGCTTTGGTAAAAGAATATGATCCAAAGATTTCACTTGAAAAAGTAGATGAAATTCTGGGGGTACCGAGACCGAAAAGCCTGTCTGAAATAACAGGAGTACCCGGAGTAGTAACAGGTCTTGCCTGGACAAGCGTAGGGGGAGACATCCTTTATATTGAAAGTATTTTAAGCAACGGAAAAGGTGCTCTTACCATGACCGGAAACTTAGGAACCGTAATGAAGGAATCTGCCACAATTGCTCTGGAATATATCAAAGCAAGGCATGATGAACTGGGAATTCCGCAGGAGGAACTGGATAAAAAGAACATCCACGTACACGTTCCTGAAGGAGCAACTCCCAAAGACGGACCTTCTGCAGGTATTGCCATGCTGACATCAATGGTTTCTTCTTTTAAAAATAAAAAGGTAAAACCGCACCTTGCCATGACGGGTGAAATTACTTTAAGAGGAAAAGTTCTTCCTGTAGGAGGAATCAAGGAAAAACTCCTTGCTGCCACTAGAGCAGGAATCAAAGATGTGATTCTTTGTGAAGCCAACAGAAAAGATGTGGAAGAGATCAAAAAAGATTATTTAAAGAATCTGAAGGTGCACTACGTCAGCAGAATGGAAGAAGTCATTGACATCGCCATTGAAAAATAA